Proteins from a genomic interval of Garra rufa chromosome 4, GarRuf1.0, whole genome shotgun sequence:
- the LOC141333398 gene encoding dolichyl-diphosphooligosaccharide--protein glycosyltransferase subunit 4 has translation MVTDVQLAIFANMLGVSLFLLVVLYHYVAVNNPKKLE, from the coding sequence ATGGTGACAGACGTGCAGCTGGCCATATTCGCCAACATGCTGGGCGTTTCGCTCTTCCTGCTGGTGGTTCTCTATCACTATGTGGCCGTCAACAACCCCAAGAAACTGGAGTGA